From the Hymenobacter yonginensis genome, one window contains:
- a CDS encoding cation diffusion facilitator family transporter — MTTKRLKQRLALLSLVVSVALVLVKFYAYFLTHSQAVLTDALESIINVVASGFALYSVYLASLPKDENHPYGHGKIEHLSVGFEGGLILMAGGYIFYSAVRALLAPHALEQPGWGMALLAATALVNLLVGFVLVRAGRKHHSLALVGDGQHLYLDAVSTLVSCLALVLVILTGRVVFDAAASVILGLFIVVNGYRMVRRSVGGLMDESDEATVLQVITELQQQRRPAWIDVHNLRVQRYGSNLHIDCHVTMPYYFSLEETHTEVHRIEELVRDRFEVDVEMFVHADPCTFSACSHCQMADCPVRQHPFSQEIPWTLANVVKNERHQLTEPV, encoded by the coding sequence ATGACCACCAAGCGCCTCAAACAACGTCTGGCTTTGCTTTCGCTCGTGGTGAGTGTGGCGTTGGTGCTGGTCAAGTTCTACGCCTACTTCCTCACCCACTCGCAGGCCGTCCTGACCGACGCGCTGGAGTCTATCATCAACGTGGTAGCCAGCGGCTTTGCCCTGTACAGCGTGTACCTGGCCAGCTTGCCCAAAGACGAAAACCATCCCTACGGCCACGGTAAGATTGAGCACCTGTCGGTAGGGTTTGAGGGCGGCCTGATTCTGATGGCGGGCGGCTACATCTTCTACTCGGCCGTGCGGGCGCTGCTGGCGCCCCACGCGCTGGAGCAGCCGGGCTGGGGTATGGCGCTACTAGCGGCCACGGCCCTCGTGAACCTGCTGGTAGGCTTCGTGCTGGTGCGGGCAGGCCGCAAGCACCACTCGCTGGCGCTGGTCGGCGACGGGCAGCACCTGTACCTGGATGCCGTGAGCACGCTGGTGTCGTGCCTGGCGCTGGTGCTGGTGATTCTCACGGGCCGGGTGGTGTTTGATGCCGCGGCCTCGGTTATCCTGGGGCTGTTTATCGTGGTGAATGGCTACCGCATGGTGCGCCGCTCGGTGGGCGGGCTCATGGACGAGTCGGACGAGGCTACCGTGCTGCAGGTGATTACGGAGCTGCAGCAGCAACGCCGCCCCGCCTGGATTGACGTGCATAACCTGCGCGTGCAGCGCTACGGCTCCAACCTGCACATCGACTGCCACGTGACCATGCCCTACTACTTCAGCCTGGAAGAAACCCACACCGAGGTGCACCGCATCGAGGAGCTGGTGCGCGACCGGTTTGAGGTAGACGTGGAAATGTTCGTGCACGCCGACCCCTGTACCTTCTCGGCCTGCTCGCACTGCCAGATGGCCGACTGCCCGGTCCGGCAGCATCCGTTCAGCCAGGAAATCCCCTGGACGCTGGCCAACGTGGTGAAAAACGAGCGTCACCAGTTGACCGAACCGGTGTAG